The window CTCAAGTCCCTTTCATGCAAGTCGAGGATCTTTTCTGTTGGCATTGCAGGGGAACATCGTATCATATTTTCTGGCTTTGTGTGTTTCTCCCTTTGCTCTTCATCCCTCTTCATCTCTGTGCATCGCCTCTGCCACCACTCGTCTGCTCCCTCGGCATATCTTCAGAGCACTGTCGCCCGTTTTTCATCAGGGTTATGAAAGAGAGGGTGGGGAAAACAGATGaataaagagagagggggggtaAGATGAAGAGGGAGTGAGCTACTGTACTGAGGCAGTGACACTGACAGAGTGCACTAAGCAATGTACGAGGGAATAAGATTGGAAGTCGCTGCAGAGGGACATTGATTTGAATcttatttttgtgcttttttctgtctcctcctgagtgcgtgtgcgcgtgtgcgtgtgtgtggtgatttTCCTTATTGTGTGAGCCTGCCAAACTGTGCCGTATTTCACATTGCCTGTGTTTCTCACCCAATTCTACAGCTCCTCATGAGATCTGTAAAGATGAACATCTCCTGTCTATGTCATGGAAAAGAGCCTCAGCTGGAGAAACTGTCTACAACAAGTGTCCAACTAATGCCACTGGTCAGTCACATTACCTGCTCCGAGCTCATGTTGTTGTGAGTCGGGTGACGCGCATTGTGTTTGGACAATTTCAAGAGCAACACTGTTACAAAAGACGCATAACAGAAAACATATGAGGTGTGTTTGCCCTGGTTATTTAGCATAAGCAGCtaaagtataataaaaaaaagatttaaaaaaaacaacgagaagagaaaagaagaaaataaaataaacacatttcacttcTCTGTGAAGTGACTTCAGGAAATGACAGTGCAGCAACGTCGCGTCTCATTAGTGCAACATAAAACATGGCAGAACTGATACAAGTGTGGTCAGAATAATAGGCATACATTCAATTCAACAATGTGTACTCGATTCATTTCAATGTTGACAGGTATATACAGTCTAATGTGTATGCAAATGGCTGGACCTTAGTGATATTACCATTTTGAGCTTGAATACACCGAGGCAgtcataataaaaatgttcGATTTGTGCATTATCCAGCAATTTTCCCTTAATTAGCACAGCAGATGGGTCCTGTTTGAATGCTGTCAAACCTCATTGTCTGTGTCATTTCACAGTTTCTCAAACAGCAGGATTCCGGAGCCTTTTctttacacttttttaaaagtagGAACAAGAACaaaccttcattttttttcttttttctagtCTTTCTTCGCTTCTTCATAATTTAAGCCAAGAGCGAATGTGGTTCAGAGTGACTGTAACATAAACGTGTGTTTCTTCATCTCTCTTTAAATGTGGCGTTGGCTCAGACATCAGAACATGTCTGCCTGAATAAGGTCCCCTGCCAGTAAATACATGAAGCAATTTTAATGAACGGGGCGAACTTTTCAGGTTATTCAGACTGTATTGTCATTCTTGCAGGTGTTTGGCAGTGGCTACCACATCAAAACACAGGTTTTCGCttcttaaaaatgtacatttattgaACATTGCATTGTGTTTTACCCTGAATATATAACAAGTGGACAAACCTCTTGGTGTTAGTTTTTCCTTCAGTGGTCATCCATGTTTCTGCACCTTGTATATGAACAtgttggctgcttttttttttttatttgaagcctTGCTCAAATTTCAGATTAAATGCTTGTATCTCTCTCATTTCTCCTAGGGTCTGCTAGTCGTCGTTGCATGCTGGACAATAATGGAGTTGCTTTCTGGGGTCCTCCGAGCTTCGCCAGATGCGTCTCACTTGAATATAGATATTTACACATATCTGTAAGTTGCCTTTTTAGCGAATGAGTCCTCCCAAACTCAGAAGCTTCTCGCACCATTATGCTCTCCAACACTCTTAGCAAGAAAGTTGTTGTGTTAGATTACATCATTGTAGCCAGTTACTTGCGGCAtttaattaacttttgtttttgtttttcttccaacGTTTGGAAAGAAAGTCCTTTCAATCTACCTCAGTTCAACTTTACTCTTTAAAGAGTTACTCAAAACAGAGCAGTCTCTTTCCTCTAGACTTGCCGGCATCTCTGATTATCCCTCCTAGTGCTTTGAGCTCACACCTAATGAACGTGGCTAATGAAAGGGTTCATCAGCTGTActgttttcccccctctgtgaACTTCAACCccatttttttattctccttgATGATGGTGGAAGGAGTTGTGGGTCAGGAATTGTTCGTGATGAGCTGATTGCTCGGTTAGCTTTTGCACAAAGCTTTCATTAAACAGCAGAAGTCAATAATTAATTTTTCCGCGATTGTTGTTATCTTCTTTTCTTCGCCATTCCCCACACATTTGTGCGCTCCAAATACATACGCAAGTCTTACTTTCTATATCTCTCCGTCTGAAGAGACGAGCACCATTTTCTGACTCAGAGTGCTGCAAGGCCTTTCTTTGCTTGCCTATTTTTAAactcaacacaaaaaacaaatccaaccTTGTACATTTTTTATTCCTGTATGTTTCTGACTTGAAACGTCATCCTCAGCTCACATCTCCAAATCATCGATATTTACAGGAAAAACATGGGCacctctttttgtttgtttgtcttacTATTTCTGACATTGTTCTAAATAAGAACAATTGTGCAAGCATTGAATGTGCCACTTTGACAACAGTGTGGTTGTGGTTAGTGATCagtagcaaaaaaaacaaaaaaaacaatcctaaACCTTTACTTGACATTCTTCTTCACATTGCAGTTACGAGAGCATCTCGCGAAGGGTCAGAGGACCCTGGCCGGGGAGGGCATGTCTCAGATCGTAAGGAGTCTCCTGGAGCTGTTGCAGAGGAGGAGCTACTACAGTGGCGACCTTCTCTTTTCCACGGAGATCCTGCGAAATGTGACGGACACCTTCAAAAGAGCAACCTACATCCCAGCTCCCGACGACGTGCAGGTGAGCAGAGCTCAGCGGACTCGCAACAGTCTCGCACATGAGCTGCACCTTCAAATTGACTACATTTGGTACTAGAAGGTGTGTGTAACAATCACATGTGGCCTCAACAGGGACTTTTGATTTTATGGCGTGTTTGTTGGGCAATACGATTCTTAATCGATTCatatgtcgattattttctggattaatcaattaatcgtttggtccataaatgtcagaaaaccttaaaaaatgttgatcggtgtttgtcaaacctggaaatgaaaatgttctcaaatgtcttgttttgtccacaaactgattaacttttaatgatttctttgttatccagaacaaagaaatgaagaaaatattcacatttaagaagcttaaacaatcggaaatcttgttttaatcatgaaaaaaagcttcataccgattaatcgattatcaaaatagttatcgattcatttattaatcgattaatactGCTCTACTAGCAGTTGTAGGGACATGGCAGTTGGTAACacctggcttttattttgggTGAACGTTCATCTGCATTAACGACCGCTTTATCTTGTGTTCAGAAATTCTTCCAGATAGTCAGTCACATGTTGGACATGGAAAATCTGGAGAAATGGGAGGATGCTCACCAGGTAAAGTCTTCTGGttgcgcacgtgtgtgtgtgtgtgttacttttgTGTGTCCTTGAACTCCTCCTTACTTTAACCGCGGGCTGACGACCGCTCTACGAGGTCCTAAACTCGCACGGCTGTAGGTGTGCGAGCGAGTGTGTGGCGGAGCGCTGTAAGTGCGTACACATCCCTGCATCAATTTTCCATGATGATAGTCATAAAAATGCACCTGTGCAATAAACACAGTGGGTTCCTATTAATTACACTAGGTAAACTGTATGCGTCtttacacatttgtgtgtttttgtgtgtgacccAGCTTGGTGCCCTTGATTTGAGGTGTGTTCCGTTGCCATCTGGACACAATAAACAAGAGACACAGTGTGATATTATATCTCACGTGGTTACAGTTTACCACCCCCCTGGAACACCATCATTGgtgataatgaaataaataaaaatgtttcagtgGGTGAGACGTGTCTCATAGGGAGCTGGCCATGCCTTGTAATTATGATGAAAATATAATCAATGCTCATTGCTTTTTCACTCAAAACCACAGGTCGCTCCCGGTGCCGCTTTGCTGATGAGGATATTAGAGGATTTCATTCACCTCATTGGAGAAGCCCAGAAGCCTTTTCAGAGTTTTCTAATGGTTACAAACAACATCAGTAAGTGTTGTCACTATTCTGCCGCTGTGAGGGCATGAAAAAGACTATTTCCGCACCATCAGTGTTTTAAGACATTCACTTTCTGGACATTTTTAGAGATAAAAGCTCACCATTTGGATGTGGCTTACGTTTTAGTCATCACATGAAAACTGCAGCCGTTCATTCAGTGTAACTTTtcagactaaaaaaaaacaaactcccccccctgttttatttatggatttttacactttaaatgcCTCAGTGACTTTTCGAGACTTTGTGCACGTTGTTCTCGGTTCACCTCACCCTCAACTTTTGTTTCAGTCCCCGCTTTGTTGCCGCACCGAGGTTTCAAGTGATTTATGTCTCGTGTCTGCCCAGTGATAACCATCCAACGAGAACCAGTGTCAGCTGTTTCCAGTGATATAAACTTCCCCATGAAGGGCCGGAGAGGGATGAAGGACTGGGCCCGAACAGCAGAGGACAGGCTCTACATCCCTAAAGAGGTCTTCACTGTCCCACCAGAGGAAGGAGGTAGAAGGACCGTTCTTCGTTTTTGGATTGTCAGATTTGGTCTCAGTACAACCGATGAGCACACTATTTTGCATCTGCAGATATGCCCGTGTCCCAAAAAGGTGGCCAGCAGTAGTGGTTTATTACAGACTTGATATCATCAGTTAAACAGTTCAGTAACAACATGGTGATGCTatggttttagt of the Solea senegalensis isolate Sse05_10M unplaced genomic scaffold, IFAPA_SoseM_1 scf7180000013380, whole genome shotgun sequence genome contains:
- the LOC122760302 gene encoding adhesion G protein-coupled receptor B2; its protein translation is MSWKRASAGETVYNKCPTNATGSASRRCMLDNNGVAFWGPPSFARCVSLEYRYLHISLREHLAKGQRTLAGEGMSQIVRSLLELLQRRSYYSGDLLFSTEILRNVTDTFKRATYIPAPDDVQKFFQIVSHMLDMENLEKWEDAHQVAPGAALLMRILEDFIHLIGEAQKPFQSFLMVTNNIMITIQREPVSAVSSDINFPMKGRRGMKDWARTAEDRLYIPKEVFTVPPEEGASAATSTPLRRILDESPSPSSLLLLPSPLLVMLHYRSSQRLGGRGREWQPSA